AAATAATAGAGAGTCTAATAAAATGAAAAATAAATTTAATAGTTTAACAATACAAATCCCTATGGCAATTAATATATTTATTACTTCATTGCTATTTATATCAATATTCACATTAGTAAGTATGTCTTCTAAAGCCATAGATAAAGCAAATTATGATGGTTTTCAAACAACTGTAAAAGGATATACAACTTTTATAAATTCTTGGTCTGAAAATCAGCTTGTATTAGCAGATACTTATTCTTCATTATCATTTGTAATTAATTATATGATACAAAGAAATGTTGAAGCAGAAGCTAATATGCTAACTGTATTAGGATTAATGGGGGCAAAAAACCCTTATGTAATTAGTTTATCATTGGTAGAAAAAGACAGCACTATTATAAACAGCTCATCAAAGGCAGATGATATAAGCGGAAAAAAAATATCTGAATTGTTTCCAGATTTATGGCAAAAATTTGACAGTGTAAAAAAACCTACATTGTCAGACAATATATATAAAAATAAAGATGGTAAATGGATTATAGGTTGTATATCTCCTGTACTTTCAAGAACGGATCAAAGTTATTTGGGGGCTATGCTTGTAATATTGGATTGGTCTAAGGTTGTTGATGAGATGCTAATTAATATTGGAGATAATTTTGATAATGATAGAAGAATTTTTATTATTAATCAAAAAAATATTATAATGCATAATTTATTAGAGAATATTGGAAAAGAATTTCCAGTTGAATTTAATAATGTAATTAATGAAAAAGAAGGATATCTATCATTTACAGAATCATCTGTAGAGAAATCATGCTTCTTTTACTCTGCTAATACCCTTCCTTGGAAATTAGCAATTGCCATACCAAATAAATTATTAAATCAAAATAGAAATCAATTAATAATTACTGGAATTATTATAGGAATCATAGGAATTATTATTGGATATGTAATAGGATACTTCTATACAAAAATAAAAATTTCACCTCTAAAAATTGTAGCAAAAGAGGCAAAAGATATGTCAAAAGGAAACTTTGTATTAGAAGATCATAAATTCCAAAATAATGAAATAGGTGAAATAGCAGATTCTTTTAGAGAGATGAGAGATGCTCTATCTAATATAATTAATGAAGTTAACAACACTTCTCAAAAGATTAATGAATCAGCTTTAACATTATCTAGAGGAAGCGATGATTTAGAGAGAAGAACAGAAGAGCAAGCAAGCAGTTTGGAAGAAACTTCATCTGCAATACATCAAATGGCTTCTACAATAAAAAGCTCTACATCAAACTCTCTAGAAGGCAATAATATGATGGCATCATCTAAAGAAGCTGTAGAAAATGGTGCTAGAAGTATATCTGCAACTACAACAAATATAGAAGAAGTTTATGAAGACAGTGAAAAAATTAAAAGCATAACAAAAACAATAGAAGATATAGCTTTTCAAACTAACATACTTGCCCTTAATGCATCTGTAGAGGCTGCACGTGCAGGAGAACATGGAAAAGGTTTTGCTGTTGTAGCTTCAGAAGTAAGAAACTTAGCTCAAAATGCACAAACCTCTGCTAAAGATATAACATTATTAATAGACAACATATACGAAAAAATTAACAAATCTGCAGAAACTGCTAGAGAATCTAAATTAATATTTGATGATATACAATCAAAAGTAGAAAATACCGCTAAAATAATGAATGAAATAAGCACAACTGCCTTAGAACAAGAAACTTCTATAGAGCATATAAATACATCTATATCAAAAATAGATGATATTACAAATAAAAATGTTGCTTTGGTAGATGAGACAGCTATATCATCAAAAGAAATTTTAGAACAAGCACAAAATTTGCAAGAATTAATGAAATTCTTTAAGATGAATTAATTAATAAAAAATTGACATTAAAAATTATTATATATATAATCTTTTATATAAATAATAATTCTTGGAGAATTGGAGAAAACGATGAAAAAAACATTATATATAATTTTTGCTTTATCAATGCTAATTACTTCTTATGCTTATTCTAAATCTGTTGCAATAAGTGAAGTTCCTAAAAGTGCTATAGCATTTGCTGATAAATATTTTCCAGATAATTATTTATATAGAGCTTCTGAAATGTCTGGTACGTATATTTTAATATTCAAAGGCGGATTAAAAATATATGTAAACAATAGAGGAGAATGGGGCACTATAAGCGGCGGAGGAAATGAAATATCTATAGATTATCTTGAAGAGAATATAAAAAACGCTATAAAGAAAGAATTTCCAAATGAAAAAGTTATATATATACAGAAAAAAAGTAAAGATTACAAAATTGAATTCAAAAATAGACAAAAAATTACTATAGACTTTGACGGAAATATTAAAAAATAAAATTAAATATTATCTGCTAAATATTTAACAATATCATCTCTTACATTTCTGCCATAATAATCAAATTGTGCCTCTCGCATTTTTACAAGTTTTTCTCTATTATTAGCGATAAGTAAATCTATTTTGTTAAATATATCATCTGTAGATTTTGAATCTAAACCTAAACCATTTTGCTGTATATAAATAGGATTCTCTTCTTCCTGACCAGGCAAAGCCCCCATAGATACTATTGGGATAATACAATTAACTGCCTCTATTATAGCTGTAGGGCCTGATCTTGTTATCAATATATCATTCTCATGAAAAAGTTTTGCTATATCTTGTGTGTAGCCTATTATCTGAGGACTATAACTCCTTGAAGAATAAAATTGAGTTAGCTTATTGTATGTACTCTTATTTCTTCCGCATACTATTGTAACTTCACAATTATATCTGCTATAGAGATTTTTTATTATATATAGAAGTCTTTTAGTTTTTTCAGAATTGTTTAGTATTAATATTTTTAGTTTTCCGTCAATATTTGTATTTTTAATAATCTCTTCTTTGCTTGCAAAAGGGGCTGTAAAACCATCTCTTACAGGAAGACCAAATGTTATAAGCTTTTCTCTATCTATTCCATTTTTTATCATATATTCTGTAGCTTCTTTTGATGGGCTTATTATTTTATCTGCCCTATTATCAAACCAAATCTTTGTTATTGTAATCAAATCTGTAATAAGTATAAAAAACTTCACATCCAACTTATTTTTCTCTATGATATTTAATAAACTTCCGCTAAAAAGAGGATGAACATTTAAAATTAAATCTGGCTTATATTCTTTATAAATCTTTAAAAAACTTCTCTTAATTGTTATAGAATTATTTCTATTAATAAAATCTTTATTTTTAAATGAAAACTTAAAAATATTCTCCCAAAGTTTAGGAAAATATTTTACACACTGATTATAAAGTCTCTCTCCTGCTAATAAATCAGGTCCGCCTAAAGTAAAACCATTAACTACTTTTATTTCAATGCT
The genomic region above belongs to Brachyspira sp. SAP_772 and contains:
- a CDS encoding methyl-accepting chemotaxis protein, whose product is MKNKFNSLTIQIPMAINIFITSLLFISIFTLVSMSSKAIDKANYDGFQTTVKGYTTFINSWSENQLVLADTYSSLSFVINYMIQRNVEAEANMLTVLGLMGAKNPYVISLSLVEKDSTIINSSSKADDISGKKISELFPDLWQKFDSVKKPTLSDNIYKNKDGKWIIGCISPVLSRTDQSYLGAMLVILDWSKVVDEMLINIGDNFDNDRRIFIINQKNIIMHNLLENIGKEFPVEFNNVINEKEGYLSFTESSVEKSCFFYSANTLPWKLAIAIPNKLLNQNRNQLIITGIIIGIIGIIIGYVIGYFYTKIKISPLKIVAKEAKDMSKGNFVLEDHKFQNNEIGEIADSFREMRDALSNIINEVNNTSQKINESALTLSRGSDDLERRTEEQASSLEETSSAIHQMASTIKSSTSNSLEGNNMMASSKEAVENGARSISATTTNIEEVYEDSEKIKSITKTIEDIAFQTNILALNASVEAARAGEHGKGFAVVASEVRNLAQNAQTSAKDITLLIDNIYEKINKSAETARESKLIFDDIQSKVENTAKIMNEISTTALEQETSIEHINTSISKIDDITNKNVALVDETAISSKEILEQAQNLQELMKFFKMN
- a CDS encoding PepSY-like domain-containing protein yields the protein MKKTLYIIFALSMLITSYAYSKSVAISEVPKSAIAFADKYFPDNYLYRASEMSGTYILIFKGGLKIYVNNRGEWGTISGGGNEISIDYLEENIKNAIKKEFPNEKVIYIQKKSKDYKIEFKNRQKITIDFDGNIKK
- a CDS encoding MGDG synthase family glycosyltransferase, translated to MKKILIISSEYTGHGHKSVHTALIQGFERLYKDSIEIKVVNGFTLGGPDLLAGERLYNQCVKYFPKLWENIFKFSFKNKDFINRNNSITIKRSFLKIYKEYKPDLILNVHPLFSGSLLNIIEKNKLDVKFFILITDLITITKIWFDNRADKIISPSKEATEYMIKNGIDREKLITFGLPVRDGFTAPFASKEEIIKNTNIDGKLKILILNNSEKTKRLLYIIKNLYSRYNCEVTIVCGRNKSTYNKLTQFYSSRSYSPQIIGYTQDIAKLFHENDILITRSGPTAIIEAVNCIIPIVSMGALPGQEEENPIYIQQNGLGLDSKSTDDIFNKIDLLIANNREKLVKMREAQFDYYGRNVRDDIVKYLADNI